Proteins found in one Acanthopagrus latus isolate v.2019 chromosome 3, fAcaLat1.1, whole genome shotgun sequence genomic segment:
- the LOC119016846 gene encoding P2X purinoceptor 7-like: protein MAMAELPKEMAAGQQTAVQPYMFEPESDPEQQEAPEEVQQPRMNMDVSQWCSCGSCEQVPTEPENICCIEIPQVTRRLSYSSFLSNHHAWWTTMHGLEPVCLNVFSLQNALNIYRADYGPLRLRGIVHQYRYLACRSFVSWCWCFLGRRVRAVLPACVVLRIHAEFPDAEIQYVRFSPVLD from the exons atggcaaTGGCTGAGTTACCGAAAGAAATGGCCGCCGGACAACAAACTGCGGTGCAACCGTACATGTTCGAGCCGGAGTCCgacccagaacaacaagaggctccagaagaagttcagcagccaagaatgaacatggatgtttctcagtg gtgttcctgtggcagtTGTGAACAAGTGCCTACAGAGCCCgagaatatctgctgtattgaaataccacag GTTACACGAAgactaagttacagcagcttcctgagcaaCCATCATGCATGGTGGACCACCATGCATGGCCTagaacctgtctgcctgaatgtgttttcactgcagaatgcactTAACATTTATCGGGCAGACTACGGACCTTTACGTCTGAGGGGAATAGTGCA CCAGTATAGATACCTAGCCTGcagaagctttgtaagctggtgctggtgctttctggggcgaagagtgagagctgtgctgcctgcctgtgtggtgCTGAGGATTCATGCAGAGTTCCCTGATGCTGAAATACAGTATGTTAGGTTCAGTCCTGTCCTTGATTGA